The following DNA comes from Musa acuminata AAA Group cultivar baxijiao chromosome BXJ1-4, Cavendish_Baxijiao_AAA, whole genome shotgun sequence.
TGTTCAAGTCCCTCAACTGAGATAAACCACAGTGAAGCCTTGTGCTCACAATATATCTTGAAAGTGTTTGAAGATCAGTTAAAAATCCAATATCTGGTGGCATAAATCTCAAATTGCCTCTTGTGTGCGTTCCTTCCGGCGCCAATGTCATTCTTGAATTACCATCAAGATGTAGATCAAGATTCCGTAACTTGCGCAGATTCCTCGTATCCTTTGGAAGCTCTTCAAGAAAATAGCAATTCCTAAGTACCAAGGTTTGCAGGTTGTAGAGGTGAGACACAGATTCAGGCAGTCTAATGATATTTGTGTTCTGTAGTTGGAGACAGCGCAGATGCTTCAGATCACCGATTGATTCAGGCAGCAGAGCCAATCCCAAATTGCTTAGATTTAGAGTGCGTAGGCTCTGAAGTCTATCGGCAAGATCATCAGGAACAGCCATCAGGTAACTCATAGAGCCGCCAACCAGGATTAGTGTATGCAAGCCTTTGCATTTATAAACTTCCTCAGATAGATTGTTTTCTCCCCTTAACCGAGGCGATATGTTCGAGATATTTTGATCAAATAGGTCATATTTCAGTGATAAATGGCGAATGCTGGCAGAGCCAAACCAGCCTTTGCCAGGCTCCACGACAGAACATTCCTCGGCTGCTATATGTCGGGCAAATTCATGAACAACATCATGCATGATGTACCTACGTCGGCGACTCTTGTGGTCAAAATTCGAGTGCTGAAAGAATGAGCTCTGCATGAGGGAATCAAAGTAGTCACTAGCAATATCTTCCATCCGTGCCCTTCCACTTGGTCGAATGAAGTTTTGTGCTATCCATAGCTGAATGATGAACTCCTTCTCAAACTCGAAGCCTTTTGGAATAATGGAGAAGTACGCAAAGCATGGCTTAAGATATTGGGGCAAGTATTGGTAGCTTAAGCTGACAGCATGCGAAATATATCCATCCATGCTGGTGAATTCCCATGCCTCACTCTGTAAAATAGCACTCCATTTGCTTCTGTCAGTTTCTCTGAACAGTCTATAGCCCAAAGTTATAGCTGCCAAGGGCAAGCCTCTGCATTTGTTGACGACATACATCTTGTAGGGATCAAGATCAACCATTGCATTCCGATCTCGGGCCAATGCATATTGACAAACCAAAGACCAGCACTCATCATTCGATAGTCCCTCCAAACGGTAAGGGGGTGAGGTTGCCATGAAGTTAGCAACTTCTTCGATTCTGGTGGTCACTATTATCTTACTTCCTTGAGCACCGGAGTACAAGAAGGTTTTTATTCTCTCCCAGTTCTGTAGGCTCACATGCCAAACATCATCCAGAACAAGCAGGTATCTCCTCCCACTCAGCTTCTTTCTAAGTTCTTTCTGAAGATTGTCAAGGCTGACAAAATCACACTGAAAACCATCGATGGATTCAATGATGGTcttcataatcatcatcatatcaaAATCCTGAGACACATAAACCCATAGTCTAAGCTCAAAATGGTTCTTCACAGACTCATCATTGCAGACTAGTTGAGAGAGAGTCGTCTTCCCTATACCAGGCATCCCAAAGATAGGAATCACTGTGATGCTATGGTCAGTCACCTCAGCCACTGGCAGcaacatattttttatcttttgctTATCACTCTCACGACCAAGAACCAGAGAAGGAGTTAGCGAGGTGGTCTGATAACTCTGCTGCCTCCGGGGTGCACTGCGCTGAGTCAATTCAGATAAGGGGCATCTCCTTGCTATGGAATCTAGTCTGTGTTCTATGTCTTTTACCCTGAGGCATATTTCTCGCTTGAACAGTTCACGCTTAGGATTTATGGGGGCCAAGAAATTGCGTACcgatgcatatttgatcagctgaCAGCGTTGGCGTTCGGTTGCCACCTCGTCCAAGATATCATTTGCATCATATGCAGCCTGGCTGAGCTCATTCAGCAAATGCTTCACCGCGTTCCTAATCTGTTGCCTCTCCTGTGCATCATTCAGTACAGCTTGAATCATGGCGACAGAGCTCTGCAGCTTTTCTAGCTCAGCATCAAGGCCGTAGGCTGTTTGCAGTTCCTCCCACAGTTGAACCAAATTGGAAGCCAACAGTGGAATGACAGCCGAGAGAAGCTCCATTGAGGAATGTTTGTgagaagtttttgaaaaataaaaagatacaagAGAATTGAGAAAAAAGATTTAGGGGTGTTTGTTGAATTTTGGACTTGTATAGGAGATGGTAGCTGAGCAATCACACACTGCGAAGGTGTGGATAGAACTGCTTTGCCAATAAGATGGAGTTTTGGAAGCTAACATGGTTGACTCAGTCTGCCCTTGAATCTTTATCATATAAGGGAGTGCTCAGAGTGTCATGACATCGGAATGATGGGTTAACTGGTCTATCAACTTTGTTAAACTCAAATTATTGATTAAAATActtcaattaaaattttaacaATACACCCATCAAATCCTTGTAAGTCTATCTTAGTCTTACCCATTTCTAGCATGGGATTAATCGGGATGTTACAAGCTCTCTCACTTAAGGCTAAGATGATCAtcgttttcttctttttcatgaGTAAAGTTAGCAAGTTCTTGAAGATAAAGGAAATGAAAAATTGAGATGGATAGAGTTTTAGAATTCAGGGACATGAGAAAAGAGGAATGGTGGCAACATATTCTGATCACAACCTAAGATTCAGAGATGATGCAACCTTGCTGTCGCATTAGTAGATGCGCAACTTGCTTTTGTTTGCAATCGTCAGCCTTCCTCGATCTTTCAATTGGAAAGTATTAGGAAGCAACTTGGCTCTGTTAAAGTCTTCCTTAGTCTTGTTCTGCTCAGTTGCATTTTCATGTCAATTTCCAGGAGAGTTTCCCAACTGCTGATAGCTGTCTTTTTGGTGGCCACAAATCTTGTCTCTCTTATTCGTATTAATTATGGTTGTCCAATAGCTACTAATTTCTCCTATTTAGCAGTTCTCAGGAAATTCTCGGAACCTTCACATTCAAGAAGATGCTCCAGTCATTTAAAACTCTTGATAG
Coding sequences within:
- the LOC135586346 gene encoding putative disease resistance protein RGA3, whose protein sequence is MELLSAVIPLLASNLVQLWEELQTAYGLDAELEKLQSSVAMIQAVLNDAQERQQIRNAVKHLLNELSQAAYDANDILDEVATERQRCQLIKYASVRNFLAPINPKRELFKREICLRVKDIEHRLDSIARRCPLSELTQRSAPRRQQSYQTTSLTPSLVLGRESDKQKIKNMLLPVAEVTDHSITVIPIFGMPGIGKTTLSQLVCNDESVKNHFELRLWVYVSQDFDMMMIMKTIIESIDGFQCDFVSLDNLQKELRKKLSGRRYLLVLDDVWHVSLQNWERIKTFLYSGAQGSKIIVTTRIEEVANFMATSPPYRLEGLSNDECWSLVCQYALARDRNAMVDLDPYKMYVVNKCRGLPLAAITLGYRLFRETDRSKWSAILQSEAWEFTSMDGYISHAVSLSYQYLPQYLKPCFAYFSIIPKGFEFEKEFIIQLWIAQNFIRPSGRARMEDIASDYFDSLMQSSFFQHSNFDHKSRRRRYIMHDVVHEFARHIAAEECSVVEPGKGWFGSASIRHLSLKYDLFDQNISNISPRLRGENNLSEEVYKCKGLHTLILVGGSMSYLMAVPDDLADRLQSLRTLNLSNLGLALLPESIGDLKHLRCLQLQNTNIIRLPESVSHLYNLQTLVLRNCYFLEELPKDTRNLRKLRNLDLHLDGNSRMTLAPEGTHTRGNLRFMPPDIGFLTDLQTLSRYIVSTRLHCGLSQLRDLNNLHGELLIARLDLVFKAAEAVEANLMSKEHINRLELTWNYSNITEAVAQSIGYEEKEYVLKNLRPHTNLKELGIVGYGGTSFPTWVGDPSFSNLVTLWICNCDNCFNLPPLGQLPKLKYLYIKEMHRVQHLDCSFCGSNKQRFPSLEKLHLETMSGLEEWCGADDCVLPSLRELVIKDCFALDQLKHKFPALTKLVIEASRSFAGLSDFPALKSLEVKTTDDWIWSSWSVVSLLPSLTLSGLQRRTFPFNIQGSHALIRRLEISHCNQLLSLPDDWLPTGLLYLAIKHCPELHTLPKGLPKLIKLEDLEIENCRHLMYLPVGLRNMASLARLEISDCPGLLCLPNDGFPSKLQFLSISNCPELRLQCLGMGDQGWYTLQHNLQVWIDGELQTSLVHHYPQFTQALNISRNKNKKFLFSYGNCGMQIQGKGVPQ